Genomic window (Thermoanaerobaculia bacterium):
GAGGACCTCCCGTTCGACGACGTTCGTGAAGAAGCGGTCCCGGTCGGCGAACCGGCCGTAGTCGTCGGCCGTCCGGACGGTGGACCAGTCGATCGGAGGATCCCCGAGCAGAACCCGCACCGGGTGATGCGGATGACGCGCGTTCAACGCGCGGACCGAACGGAAGAAGTCGCGATAGACGGGAGAGTCCCAAGTGACGATCTGCGTCGTGTCGCGCCAGACCCGTTGCAGTTCGCCGTCGTCGACGGCGGCTCCCGACACATATCGATCGATGACCGACTGGTACTTCCCGTTCCCGAACTCCACGACGACGTCGTCGATCGCTCTCAGGAAGCGGGGGTCTTGCAGAAGGGCCTGCAGAAACTCGTGGAACTCCTTGCGTCGATGCTGCTCCCCGAGGAGGACGAGCGGGTGTGTCTGAAAGGTTCGGAAGATGAAATCGATGGTCGGTGCCGTCCCGCACTTCGAGGGGGTCGCTGTCGTAGCGGCGGATGCGGCGAGCACGGCGACGGCCACGATCGTGGCTTTTTTCATGCAACGAATATAGGCAGGTATCGCGGCCGATCGTTACCAGAACTTTGCTCGATGACCATTTTTCCGGAACAAACCTCCGGGCGGAATTTCGGGAAGATTCGCACCCCGGATCGCGTTACCCTTCAAAGCGATGATCAGGCGCCGGGTTCTCTCCTTCCTCCTCGTTTTCTCCGCGTGTCTCGCGCCCGCGTTTGCCACCCCGCCGGCGGCACGGCCCGCCACGTGGGCCGTCGCCGTCACGGCGAAGAACGTCGAAAACCTCTATCGGGTCGAGCCGGACCTCTACCGCAGCGCCCGGCCTGAAACCGCCGGGTTCCACGAGCTCGCGGCTCTGGGCGTCAAGACGGTGCTGGACGTCGAGTCGCCCGGCGACGACGTCCTCGCCCGTGGAAGCGCGCTCAAGCTCTTCCACGTTCCGATGACGGCGTTCGGCCTGCGCGACGACCGCGTGCTCCAGGCCCTCCGGATCATGGCCGATCCCGCGAACCGTCCGATCGTGGTCCACTGCCATCTCGGCGCCGATCGCACGGGGGCCCTGGTCGCTCTCTATCGCGTCGTCGTGGAAGGGTGGAGCAAGCAAGACGCGATCCGCGAGATGGACGACGGCGGCTATCACCACTCCTCGTGGTGGCGGAACCTCGATCGCTACGTCGCTCGGGCTGACGTCGACGCCCTCCGGAAGGAGCTCGGGATCGAGAAGCCGGGCGCGACGCTGCTCGCCGCCCTGGGCAAGCCGGTCGTCACCCCGGCGCCCTCCGTCGCGACCGCGGATGCCGCGCCCGCGGCGCCGTCGAGGGCAATCGAGCCGGCACCGGCATCCTCCGCCCCCGTCGCGACCGCGCCGCAGACGCCCGCCGGAGGATCCGAGCCTTCCCCCGCTGCGCCGAAGTCGGCCGAACCGGCCGGAACCGCGGCCGCCTCCGGCAACCAGCGCTGAACCCGTCCTCGAGAGTCCTCGAGAACCGCTCCTCCGCTTCGTCCGCAAGTCGATAGAACGAGCTCACGGAAACCGCCGGCCGGCGGGCGCGTCCCTGTGAAACTTCGCGCCGCGCGGTGCGATCGAGAAGCGCCGCCCGGATCGCGGCTTCATTGCTTCTGCAGCGCGCTTCCCTGCGACATCTGAACGCGGAGGCTCGAAGCCTCGAGGGCCTGTCGACCCGTGATTCTCGGCAGGCGGACGCCGATCGGAAGCACCTGGAGGGATTTCAGGAAGAGGCAGAGGTCCGCCTGGCTCGGAAACGGGAGAGTGGCGAACGCGTCGCGGGCGGCCGTCGCTTCGCCGCCGTGGTCGGCGATCGCCTCTCCGATCGTGTCGATGTCTCCCCGGTGTCCGTAGGGCGCCGTGTTCCCTGCGTCCCAGAGCTTGCGCGTCAGGAACTCGTCGGGTGGGACGCCGTTCTGCGCGACCTGCTCGTTGCAGAAGTGCGGATGCTGGTCGTCGCAGATCACGTGGCGCTTCAGATCGGTGTAGGCGCGCACGATCGCCGTCCCGTCGGGCTGGCGCTCGAGGTTCGGCCCTACCAGGTCGCGCGTGAGATCGATCGTGAACGGCTGCGAGACGCCGGCGGGCTGCAGGTTCCCGATGGGATTGTACGGGCCGGGCTCGGAATAGACGGGATGCTGCAGGGTCATCTGCGGTACGTGGCACGACGCGCATCCGATCTGCGAAAAAAGCAGCTCCCCGCGCGACACGGAGTCTCGCTGGGCGGGATCGTCCGGAAGCACCTGCCCGGGGACCCCGAGGCCCGCCTGGAAGAGCGTGGCGGCCGTGATGTCTCCCGTCGAGAGCTCGTCTTTCACGCCGTCGCCGTCGAAATCGTCGGTTCCGGTGCACGCGACGCCGAACCGCTCCGTGGCTTCCATGCCGTGATGCTGGTTGAACGCGTTGGTCGTGAACACGCGGAGGGAAACCACGACCCCTTTCTGGGAGAACGGCTTGATCACGAGGTCCCCGTCGACGCCCTCGACCCCCGAAGTGTCGACGGTCCCATCGGGATGCGCGGCCAGCGATCCGAAGGAAACGCCCTTTGACGCCAGGGTGACGGTCCGGACGGAGCCGGAGGCCTTCGCCTGCGACACGGCGCCGGCGCGTTCCGCCTGGAGCTCGGCCGTCATCTCTCGCGCGAGCATCTCGATGGCTCCGGATCCGTTCATGCCGAGAGTGTTCCGCTCGTCGGAGGTCGCCGCCCCGACGCTGTCGGTGACCGGATCGAGGTTCTGCGCGAGCACGAAGACGTTGGCCACGAAGTCTCCCGCGCCGCCCGCGAACGGCTGGTTGTGGCAGCCGGCGCAGGAGATCGCCTCGGGACCGGACGTGCGCATGAACCGGGGAGAAGGGTCGGAACGCCGGGTCGGCGTGCTGTTGCCCGTCGCGCCGGGCCGTCCGGCGCCGTCGAGCTGGTTGAAGGGCTCTTCGAACAACAGTTGTCCGAGGTCGAAGAGGCGGGCGAACGCGTATTTCCCGGCATCGATGTCCGCCTGAGAAATATGCGCCGCCAGGGTAGGCCGCTCGCCCGGCGCTCCGGCATTCGGGTCGGCCGCGGCTCGCCACCAGACGCCGGCAACGGCGACGACGACGAGAACGTGGGGAAAGAATCTGAACCGACCTCCGATCCTTTTCATGAACGCCTCCGTTGGAGAGTGATGGGCAATCGCCGGAAGAGTAGCAAGACTTTTGCCACGAGCGGTCGAGATGTGCGGCGCCCGACCTTCAGCCGCTCACGAGCGCGAGCTCGCCGACCAGAGCCGCGGTCGTCGCGGAATCCGCGTCGAAGCAGCCCTCATCCAGGCTCGCGACGATTTCCCCGCCGAGGCGCCGGGCGGCGGCGAGCTCGCCGGCCTTTCGATAGACGCGCAACTGGAAGAGGAGATTCTCGGCCGAGCCGTGGGGCCGGAAGTAGTTGTCGAGAATGTGCGAATAATCTCCCGCGTAGAACTCGAAAGCGTCCGGGTCGCGCGCGGCGATGAGCGGAATGACCTGCTCTTCCAGAGGGGCCCATCCATCGGCGAGCGCCCGGTCCACCTCCTCGAAGACGCGGTCGCAGAGCCAGCTCACTTCCGCCGGGCCGCCGCCGATCAAGCCGCCGCCCACCAACCCGCGGAGAAACGAGAAGTACTCGTCGGGCTCTCCGAGCGAGGCGCC
Coding sequences:
- a CDS encoding tyrosine-protein phosphatase; this translates as MIRRRVLSFLLVFSACLAPAFATPPAARPATWAVAVTAKNVENLYRVEPDLYRSARPETAGFHELAALGVKTVLDVESPGDDVLARGSALKLFHVPMTAFGLRDDRVLQALRIMADPANRPIVVHCHLGADRTGALVALYRVVVEGWSKQDAIREMDDGGYHHSSWWRNLDRYVARADVDALRKELGIEKPGATLLAALGKPVVTPAPSVATADAAPAAPSRAIEPAPASSAPVATAPQTPAGGSEPSPAAPKSAEPAGTAAASGNQR
- a CDS encoding di-heme oxidoredictase family protein, with translation MKRIGGRFRFFPHVLVVVAVAGVWWRAAADPNAGAPGERPTLAAHISQADIDAGKYAFARLFDLGQLLFEEPFNQLDGAGRPGATGNSTPTRRSDPSPRFMRTSGPEAISCAGCHNQPFAGGAGDFVANVFVLAQNLDPVTDSVGAATSDERNTLGMNGSGAIEMLAREMTAELQAERAGAVSQAKASGSVRTVTLASKGVSFGSLAAHPDGTVDTSGVEGVDGDLVIKPFSQKGVVVSLRVFTTNAFNQHHGMEATERFGVACTGTDDFDGDGVKDELSTGDITAATLFQAGLGVPGQVLPDDPAQRDSVSRGELLFSQIGCASCHVPQMTLQHPVYSEPGPYNPIGNLQPAGVSQPFTIDLTRDLVGPNLERQPDGTAIVRAYTDLKRHVICDDQHPHFCNEQVAQNGVPPDEFLTRKLWDAGNTAPYGHRGDIDTIGEAIADHGGEATAARDAFATLPFPSQADLCLFLKSLQVLPIGVRLPRITGRQALEASSLRVQMSQGSALQKQ
- a CDS encoding WlaTC/HtrL family glycosyltransferase — translated: GRTVLDLDENIVFYADPEPAAVIEAERKARGLADRTVVRVVAFEDIRTHARLGRTAEAARGRPIRNANPDKDTPLYRLLTWSKFEALARTIDASPFPMERAAWLDFGIGHVARAKYWPVERPFRRLSRRIRLLRLRPFTGASLGEPDEYFSFLRGLVGGGLIGGGPAEVSWLCDRVFEEVDRALADGWAPLEEQVIPLIAARDPDAFEFYAGDYSHILDNYFRPHGSAENLLFQLRVYRKAGELAAARRLGGEIVASLDEGCFDADSATTAALVGELALVSG